In the Leptotrichia sp. oral taxon 223 genome, AAATAATATAACACTAAATCTTATTTAAAAAAACAGAAATTATATTTTATTATTTGCTGACAAGGAGTTTTGGTTCCTTGCAAAAAAATTCATGATTAATCTTCAAATGGAAAATAGTATAAAATAAAAAATGAAGATTTTTAAAAATGTCCCCAAATATATTTTTAAATCTCTTCAAACTATGTAAATACTATATTTTATTTATAAAGTGGCGCACCTGACAGGAGTTGAACCCATAACCTTCTGATCCGTAGTCAGACGCTCTATCCAATTGAGCTACAGATGCATTTTTTGATTATTAATTTAATTATTAAAAAAAAATGGCGGAGAAGGAGGGATTTGAACCCTCGATCCAAGTTTTAGCCCGGATACTCCCTTAGCAGGGGAGCGCATTCGGCCTCTCTGCCACTTCTCCAAAAATATATATTTTAAATGGCGGGTGAACTGGGATTCGAACCCAGACATCTTGCGATTTCGCCGGTTTTCAAGACCGGTCCCTTAGCCGTTCGGACATCCACCCACACGTTACTCAGTTAGTATATCATATATTTTTATAATTTGTCAATAACTTTTTCATAAATTTTATTAAAATTTGTGTATAGGGGCATAAAATAACCTACACCCCTTATTTCTATTAGTCTACAAATAATAAATCTGTAATTTTTTCTATAAAAGGAATTTTAAATTCTTTTTTCAAAATTGATGATACTGTTGCAATAATTTGGAAAACAGATAATATTACAAAAATTACGAAAAATAAAATATTTCCCACGACTATAATAATATTTAAAAATGTTGAAATTAACAATAGCACTGTTACTGCCAATGTCTGTTTTGCATAGGTTCTTACAAATCCATTTTCCTGTTCCAGAATTAATGCGATTATTGGTATCAATAGGCTAAATCCCATTGAAAAACTCAATTTTACTGGAAATGAAGCGGCTTCAATTCTAAATCCTGCAAAAAAGCTCAGGTTTATAAGAAAAGCTGCGGCATAGGCTCGTAATCCTGCAATTGATTTGTTTTCACTCGTATTGTTGTCCATATACTCACTCCTCCTGATTTTAATATATTTTTGGATTTTATTTACTTTAGCTGCTTAAAAGAATTTTAACATAAAAGATATAAAAAATCAAATTGAAAAATTCGTGTATTAGCATTGATAAAAAAAGCAATATGTGATAAAATAAAAGAAAATGTAAAATATTAAATAAATAATGGAGGAGAAACTATGAGAAAAGTAATAGTAGCTGGAAACTGGAAAATGAACAAGACCGCAAAAGAGGCTGCACAATTCTTCAATGAATTAAAAACTTTAGTAGCAGATGTGAAAAATGCAGGAATCATAATTGGAGCGCCTTTCACTGCATTAGAAACAGCAACTAGAGAAACTGCAGGAAGCAACATTAAAATTGCTGCTGAAAATATGAACGCTAAAGAAAGCGGAGCATATACTGGAGAAGTTTCACCATTGATGTTAAAAGATTTAGGTGTAGAATATGTAATTTTAGGACATTCTGAAAGAAGAGAATATTACCACGAAACTGATGAAATCATCAATGAAAAAGTAAAATCAGCATTGGCTCACGATTTAAAACCGATTTTATGTATTGGAGAAAAATTGGAGCAAAGAGAAGCTGGAACTACTAATGATGTTGTAAAAACTCAAATTGTTGGTGGATTAAAAGACGTAACAGCTGCTGAAATGGCAAACGTTGTACTTGCTTACGAACCAGTATGGGCAATTGGAACAGGAAAAACTGCCACTCCAGAACAAGCTCAGGAAGTTCATGCATTCATCAGAGGATTATTAACTGACTTGTACGGAAAAGAAGTTGCAGAAAACGTAACAGTTCAATACGGCGGATCAATGAACGATGGAAATGCAGCTGACTTAATCGCTCAAACAGACATTGACGGTGGATTAGTAGGAGGAGCAAGCTTAATTCCTGAAAAATTCGCTGTAATAATAAAAGCCGGAGATGCAGCAGCTAAATAATTAACTTAAAAAATAAAAATTGATTAGCTATTCTCTTGTTTTGTAGATTATAGGAGGAACACGTGTTAGAAAATTTATTAATTGTAGCTCTAGTAATATTATCAATCATTATGATAAGCGTAATTTTACTACAGCCAGACAGAAGCCAAGGTTTAGCAAAAAGTTCTGCTAATATTTTGGATGAAGAAAAAGAAGGAATTGAAAAATTTACAGAAATCGTCGCAACATTATTTCTAGTTGTCGCAATCTTATTCCAAATTGTAAGATAATCTTTGAAAAGTAAATTTTTTTGATTTTTTATAAAAATATTAAAATCACAGTTAGAACAATGGCTGTGATTTTTTCTAATTTTAATTTTAGTTTTTTTGATATTAAGGAAGGAAAATATATTATGAAAATTAGTTATAAAGGAATTGGATCTGATTTAAAAAATATATTGTTTAAAGAATTTGAAAAGAATGAAGATACGCTTTTTGTATTTGAAAATTCGGCTTCGTTTTTTGAGATAAAGAGGGAATTTTTACAGAATGAGGAAATACAGCAGGAATTAGGGATTTTTCAGAATTTTAAGATGATGAATAGTTATGATTTTTATGAGAATGTCTTTGTTACTGATAAAATTGTGGTAAAAGAAGAAAAACAGGTTGTGCTGTTTTACAATGCTTTGACTGAGAAGTTAAAAAAGGATATGAAGGTAAATAACTATTATGATATTATTGATGTTGCCTATAATTACTATAATTTATTTGCGGAATTGCAGGAATATAAGATTGATTTGGAAAAAATTGAGCTGGAAAAGTGGCAAGTTGAAACTTTTGGAACTTTGATTGAGATTGATAATGAGATAAAAAAGTGTGTGCAGCAGAAAGGGCTTATCTTACCATATATGCTTAGAAATGTGGAAAATATATCAGATAATTTTTTGAAGAAGTTTTCTAAAATTTGCTTTGTAAATAAAGTTAAAATTACGCCATTTGAAAAGGAGTTAATTGAAGATATTGAAAATAGAGGAATTGCTGTAGAAAATATTTTGCAGCTTTTGGAAAATGATTTTAATGAGGAAAAATTGAAAATAAATGACAGTTTTTCGATTCCTGATAAAAATGAGTTTTTGGAAAATTTTGGGACAAATATTGAGATTTTTGAGTATGAAAATAAATTTTCACAGCTTTTGGGGCTTGTAAAAAAGCTGGATGAAATTGAAATTTTGAATAATGAAACAAAAAATGAAATTAAAGAAAACTATGATAATAAAAAAGAAATAAAATTAAAAAATGATAAGTATTTTCAGAATGAAAAAATAACTGCGGATACAAAAATTATTCAAAATATGAAAAATATTAATAGAAAAAAAATTGAAGATTTAAAAAAGGACGAAAATTACGTAAATTATAAGATTTATGATTTGCAGGATAATGGAGAAGATGGGAAAAAGGATTATCAGCTTTTAAGGCAGGAAAAAATTTCTTCCAATTTGGAACTTACGATGCAGAAAACGAAGATTTATAAGATATTGGAATTGATTTGCAATATTTTGGAAAATGTTAAAATTATTGGGAAAAAATTGGAAAATGATGATTTTGATTCTGAAATTAAAAAAAATAATAATGTTGAACATATTCAAAATGAAGATTTAAAACTTTCTGATAGTAAAATGGAAAAAAATTTTGAAAATGTGAAATTTATAAAAAATTATAGACAGTCTTTAAAAATCAGAATGAAAGATTTGTATGCCGCTTTTAAATCTAATGATTTTTTGAAAATTTTTGGCTTAAAAAAGTCGTATGATTTTTTTATGGAAATTATAGGGCAGGATTATAAATATATTTCAAGAGATGAAATTTTTAAGATTGCAGAAAAATTGAATAGCAGGCTTACTGGAACAGCAGATATTGAAATTGCGGGACTGATTAATTTTATTAATGAAATTGAAATGATTTTTGACTATCAGACGCTTGAGGAATATGGGAATTATCTTGAAATGATTTTTGATAGAAGTGGAGAAATTGATAAGGATGTCAGAGATAAATATTTTGAGGCATTGTCGGAAATGGTAGTGCTGGAAGACTTTTCATTTGATAATCTTTGGAAAGGATTTTTTAATGAAAATGGTGTTTCGGCAAGTTTATTAAAATTGTTTTTGAAATATTTGGATAAGAAGTCAATCAGCCTGAATCTTGAGGAAAGCGATGAACAGGACAGTGAAAATATTTCAAGATATTCAATTAATTCATTTTCAGCAATTTCAGAAACACAAAAGGAAAATCTGATATTTCTTAATATTCAGGACACATTTCCAAAAATAAATATAAACAATTATTTATTTACAAAAATTCAACGTGCAAAAATGGGACTTCCTGTAAGCGATGATGAAAAGCAAATTGAGATTTTTAAATTTTATCAAAATATTTTAGGAGCAAAAAATGTATATTTGTCCTATGTAAAAAATCTGGATGAAAACATAGATTCCGCTGGAGTTGTTGAGGAAATTAAGCTGAAATATGGAATAGAGGCACAAAAAAATAAAATAGATGAAAATGACGAGCTGAATTTTATTAAGAAATACTTTTTGGAAAATGTGGAAAAGTCTTGGGAATCAAGAGAAATTGGGAAATTTATTCCAACGAAACTGAAAAAGGATTTGGATAAGATTAAGGCTGAAAAAGTGAGTTTGGGGTATTATTCCTTTGAGGAAATGCAGAATTTTGAGTATGGATATTATTTGAAAAAGATGATTGGAAATACAGAAGTTGAAAAAATTGAGGATAAAGTTGATAATCTGATGTTTGGAAACATTATTCATGGGCTTTATGAAAGAATCGTAATGGAAAACAAAGAACTGCTTGAGCAGAGGAAATTTGTTATAAATAATGAGGAAATTAAGGAAACGTTAAAAAATATCTTAAATTCACTTGAGTACAAAATTCCGAAGGAATATCTGGAATTTTATAAAAAAGTTTCGTTTGAGGAAATTGTAAAATCTGTTGAAAAAATATTGCAAAAATTGATGAAAACACTGGAAAATGAAGAAGAAATCGAAATTTATTCGGAAGAAAGAATAAAACTGAAATCTGAAAAGGAAATTTATGAAAATATTTTTATAAACGGAATGATTGACTTACATATAAAATTGAAAAACAAGGAGATTTTGTATGACTATAAATCTGGTATTTTGAAAAATAAAAAAGGGGAAGAAAAGAAGGAAAAAGTCGTAAATGCCTTTAAACAGCTGGATTATTATTCTGTTATGCTGCCTGAAAAAAATGGGCAGGAAATAGAGAGATTTGTGGTAGATGTTTGGGATGGCGATATAATTGGCGATACAAGGGAAAAGGACGAAGATTTTCTAAATGAGGAAGATATTCGGGAAGTTGTGAAAAAATATTATGAAACCGATTATTATGATATTGGTGATGTAAGAGATGTGCAAAATTACACTTATCAAACTTTTAAGAATGTATGCAGAAGGGAGGATGAATTAAATGGAGAAAGCAAGTAATATAAATAATAAAGAGCAGAATAAAATTATTTTGAAGGCAAGCGCAGGAACTGGAAAAACTTATAGATTATCGCTGGAATACATTGCAAACTTAATAAGAGGCGTAAATTATAAAAATATCGTTGTAATGACTTTTACGAAAAAGGCTACTGCCGAAATTAAAGAGCGTATTTATGATTTTCTGTATCAGATTGCATTTGAAAAATATGACTGGATAGGATTGGAAAACAGCCTGAAAGAACTTTATGGATTTTCTGACAGCGAAATTTTGAAGGAAAATTTGCAAAATGTATATTTTGAAATGATAAAAAATAAGGATGAAATCAGGATTTACACGATTGACGGATTTACAAACAGAATTTTTAAAAATACTATTGCTCCATATTTTGGTATTTACAATTATGAAACAATTGACAAGGAAGAAGATGAGTTTTACAACGATATTTTGATAAAAATAATTGGAAACAGCTATTATTTTGAAAAATTTAAGTTTATATTGAATGAGGAAAAAGACAGAAAAAATATTTCAACTTATGTGAAAATTGTAAAATCGCTATTGGACATGCAGGAGAAATTTTTGCTGGCTGGCGATAGTTACAAGGAAGCAAATTTAATTTTAAAAAATAATAAATCAAGTAGAAGTTTTGTAGAGAATTTTGAAAATATTTTTGAAAACGTGAAAAAAATTGCTGAGATAAAAGGAAAAAAAGTTATTGAAATATTGAATGGAAAATTTACTGATATTTTTAAAAAGTTTGAAGAACTGAATCAAAATAATTTTGATATTTCTGCTGTGCAAGATAAAAAAATAGAATTAATATTGGAAAAATCGGATGATATTTTTGCTAAAGGTAATATTTGGAATGGAAAAAAAACTGGCGGAAAAGATGTCAAGGAACTGCTGGATGAAATGAAAGAAGAGCAGAATATTTTGCGGGAAACAGTTTCAAATTATATTTTTAATGAGGAAGTATTGCCGACTGACAAAAAAATAAAGGAATTGGCAAAAATTATATTCGATATTGCAGAACAAATGAAATTAAATACAAAAAGATTTACTCACACGGATATTTCCACCTACACATATAAGTTTATTTTTGACAAGGAACTGGGATTTGTAAAGACTGATAATAAGAATAGCAACGCAGTTACTGAAGATTTTCTAGAACTTATCGGTGGGCAGATTGATACAATTATGATTGATGAGTTTCAGGATACGAGTATTTTACAATGGAAAATTTTAGAATTACTGCTTTCAAGTGCAAAAAATATAATTTGTGTTGGCGATGAGAAACAAAGTATTTATAACTGGCGTGGCGGAGAAAAGGAACTTTTTGAAAATTTGGAAAATTTAATCGGTGGAAATGTTCAGAATCTGGAAAAATCCTATCGAAGCCACAAGCAGATTATTGAAAATGTGAATAAAATTTTTACCAACTATAATGAAAACTGGAAATACACAAATTCATTGTATCGTGATGACAAGGACTATCAAAAGGGTTATTTTGGATATTATTTTCAAGAAAGAAAATCTAGATATGGAGACGAGGAAGAAAAGCCTGAAAAAGCATACGAGGAAATGATACGAAACTTGAAGGAAGGAAAAATTCAGAATTTTGGTAAAAGCTGTATAATTTGTCGTGGAAATAGGGAACTTGCGGAAATAACGGCAAGACTGAATGAGGAAAAAATTCCGTTTACGCTTGAAAGCAACTCTTCGATTCTGGATTACAGGGCTGTTAAACCGCTGTACAAGCTGATAAAATTTTTTGTTTATCATAATTTTATTTATTTATTGGAATTTATGCGAAGTGATTTGATTGGCTGCCTAAATGATCACGTAAAATATTTAGTGGAAAATAAAGATTTAATTGAAAAATATATTACAACAAATATTGATTTTTCTCATAAAAATTTGGAAAATGAGAATAGTTTTGAATATTTTGTAGAAAACTTGGAAAATTTTGAAAAAAAACAAAATTTAATGGAATATAAAAATATTGATTTTATGGAAAGAAATAGACTTTCGCTTTCTGAAACTTTGGAAAAAATAAAGGATCTTTACAAGCTTTCAATTAATTTGAACGACAAATATGCGAAAGAAAACTTTTCAAAAAAAATTATTCAAGACTTTGATGTGACAAGTTTTTATTCAACAAACAGCGATATAAAAAATATTTTTCAATTTTTCAATATTCTAAAGGAATTTGACAACTTGTACGAATTTGTTGTACATATTGAAGATGAAAAGGACAACTTGCGGCAAATAAGCAGTTCGGATGAAAACGCCATAAATCTGATGACAATCCATAAATCCAAAGGACTGGAATTTGACACGATAATCTATTACCGAAAAGGGAAGACTGGCGGAAATAATTTTAAAACTTTTGAAACATATTTTGACTACGACGATAATTTTTCCAGCGTAACTAATTTTTTAATAACATTTTCAAAATATGCTAAAAATGTGAAAAATATAAAAGAATATGGAATAATCGCTGAAAAAAATGCCCAAAAGGAAAAAATGGAAGAAATAAATGCAGACTATGTGGCTTTGACACGTGCGAAAAAAAATTTGCTACTATACTTTGAGGCTTACATAACAAAAAATGGATATTCTGATGATTTAGTCAATAAACTAATTGATGTTTACGATGAAAATACAGAATTTGGAATTGGAAAAATTACTGAAACAGAAAGAAAAATTCACCAAATTCCTGAAAACTCTAATGAAAATACTGAACTTTGCAAAAATAAAATAAATAATAAAATATTAAAAACTTATTTTTCTGATGATAAATTTAAAATAAAAAAATCAAGTATAACTTTGGAAAAGGAGTTTAAACGTAAAAAAGGGCTTGCAATGCACTACTACTTTGAACACATTTTAAATAACTTGAAAACTGATAAATTAATTGCAAAATCTGCTCTTTTGAGCCGATACGGAAATATGCTGGGAAAAAAAATTGTAGAAGAATTAATTGTCAGAATGGAAAAATTCATTGAAAAAAATAGTGATATTTATAATGAGAAATACAAAGTTTACACGGAATTTGAAATTTATGATTCTGATGGGAAAAAGCGTATTATTGATAGAATTAACATTGATGAGGAAAATAAGAAAATCTATATTTATGATTACAAGACTGGATTTGAGCCTGAAACGAATGAGAAGTATCAGGAGCAGATTAATGAGTATAGGGATATTTTAAGCAAAAAAGTTTCAACAGATTATGAAATTGATGTGAAATTATTGGAAGTTTAAAGTGATTTTTGAAAAAAACGGATTTTTCTATTTCAAAAATAAGATTAATAGGTTATAATAGTATGAAATGATTAAAATTTAGGAGGAAAAAATATGTCAATATTAGTTTTTGGACACAAAAATCCAGATACAGATACAATTTGTTCGGCGATTGCTTATGCAGAACTGAAAAATAAATTGGGAAAAGATGTTAAGGCTGTAAGACTTGGAGAAATTAATGAGGAAACTAAGTATGCTTTGAATTATTTTAAGGCTGAAAAGCCTGAATTGGTGGAAAATGTGGCTGGAAAAGAGATTATTTTAGTAGACCATAATGAAAGAACTCAAACTGCTGAAAGATTTGAAGAGGCAAAAGTTTTGGAACTAATTGATCATCACAGAATTTCAAACTTTAATGTGGATGAGCCTTTGTATGCAAGAGTAGAGCCTGTCGGATGTACTGCGACAATTATTTTAAAATTATTTAAGGAAAATAATCTTGTACCAAGCAAGGAAACTGCTGGACTTATGTTAAGTGCGATTATTTCAGATACACTACTTTTCAAATCTCCAACTTGTACAGAATGTGATGTGAAGGCTGGTAAGGAATTGGCTGAAATCGCTGGAGTAAATGCGGATGAGTATGGTCTTGAAATGTTAAAGGCTGGAACTGCACTTGGGAATAAGTCTGAAGCGGAATTATTAAATATGGATATGAAAATATTTGAAATTGATGGTGCAAAAATTGGTGTGGCGCAAGTTAATACTGTAAATGAATCGGAAGTTTTGGAAAGAAAAGAAAAATTGCTTGCTGAAATTGACAATATTATTACAAAAGAAGGGCTGAAATTCTTTATGCTTGCAATTACAAATA is a window encoding:
- a CDS encoding DUF4870 domain-containing protein, with amino-acid sequence MDNNTSENKSIAGLRAYAAAFLINLSFFAGFRIEAASFPVKLSFSMGFSLLIPIIALILEQENGFVRTYAKQTLAVTVLLLISTFLNIIIVVGNILFFVIFVILSVFQIIATVSSILKKEFKIPFIEKITDLLFVD
- the tpiA gene encoding triose-phosphate isomerase; the encoded protein is MRKVIVAGNWKMNKTAKEAAQFFNELKTLVADVKNAGIIIGAPFTALETATRETAGSNIKIAAENMNAKESGAYTGEVSPLMLKDLGVEYVILGHSERREYYHETDEIINEKVKSALAHDLKPILCIGEKLEQREAGTTNDVVKTQIVGGLKDVTAAEMANVVLAYEPVWAIGTGKTATPEQAQEVHAFIRGLLTDLYGKEVAENVTVQYGGSMNDGNAADLIAQTDIDGGLVGGASLIPEKFAVIIKAGDAAAK
- the secG gene encoding preprotein translocase subunit SecG, giving the protein MLENLLIVALVILSIIMISVILLQPDRSQGLAKSSANILDEEKEGIEKFTEIVATLFLVVAILFQIVR
- a CDS encoding PD-(D/E)XK nuclease family protein — encoded protein: MKISYKGIGSDLKNILFKEFEKNEDTLFVFENSASFFEIKREFLQNEEIQQELGIFQNFKMMNSYDFYENVFVTDKIVVKEEKQVVLFYNALTEKLKKDMKVNNYYDIIDVAYNYYNLFAELQEYKIDLEKIELEKWQVETFGTLIEIDNEIKKCVQQKGLILPYMLRNVENISDNFLKKFSKICFVNKVKITPFEKELIEDIENRGIAVENILQLLENDFNEEKLKINDSFSIPDKNEFLENFGTNIEIFEYENKFSQLLGLVKKLDEIEILNNETKNEIKENYDNKKEIKLKNDKYFQNEKITADTKIIQNMKNINRKKIEDLKKDENYVNYKIYDLQDNGEDGKKDYQLLRQEKISSNLELTMQKTKIYKILELICNILENVKIIGKKLENDDFDSEIKKNNNVEHIQNEDLKLSDSKMEKNFENVKFIKNYRQSLKIRMKDLYAAFKSNDFLKIFGLKKSYDFFMEIIGQDYKYISRDEIFKIAEKLNSRLTGTADIEIAGLINFINEIEMIFDYQTLEEYGNYLEMIFDRSGEIDKDVRDKYFEALSEMVVLEDFSFDNLWKGFFNENGVSASLLKLFLKYLDKKSISLNLEESDEQDSENISRYSINSFSAISETQKENLIFLNIQDTFPKININNYLFTKIQRAKMGLPVSDDEKQIEIFKFYQNILGAKNVYLSYVKNLDENIDSAGVVEEIKLKYGIEAQKNKIDENDELNFIKKYFLENVEKSWESREIGKFIPTKLKKDLDKIKAEKVSLGYYSFEEMQNFEYGYYLKKMIGNTEVEKIEDKVDNLMFGNIIHGLYERIVMENKELLEQRKFVINNEEIKETLKNILNSLEYKIPKEYLEFYKKVSFEEIVKSVEKILQKLMKTLENEEEIEIYSEERIKLKSEKEIYENIFINGMIDLHIKLKNKEILYDYKSGILKNKKGEEKKEKVVNAFKQLDYYSVMLPEKNGQEIERFVVDVWDGDIIGDTREKDEDFLNEEDIREVVKKYYETDYYDIGDVRDVQNYTYQTFKNVCRREDELNGESK
- a CDS encoding exodeoxyribonuclease V subunit beta, which gives rise to MEKASNINNKEQNKIILKASAGTGKTYRLSLEYIANLIRGVNYKNIVVMTFTKKATAEIKERIYDFLYQIAFEKYDWIGLENSLKELYGFSDSEILKENLQNVYFEMIKNKDEIRIYTIDGFTNRIFKNTIAPYFGIYNYETIDKEEDEFYNDILIKIIGNSYYFEKFKFILNEEKDRKNISTYVKIVKSLLDMQEKFLLAGDSYKEANLILKNNKSSRSFVENFENIFENVKKIAEIKGKKVIEILNGKFTDIFKKFEELNQNNFDISAVQDKKIELILEKSDDIFAKGNIWNGKKTGGKDVKELLDEMKEEQNILRETVSNYIFNEEVLPTDKKIKELAKIIFDIAEQMKLNTKRFTHTDISTYTYKFIFDKELGFVKTDNKNSNAVTEDFLELIGGQIDTIMIDEFQDTSILQWKILELLLSSAKNIICVGDEKQSIYNWRGGEKELFENLENLIGGNVQNLEKSYRSHKQIIENVNKIFTNYNENWKYTNSLYRDDKDYQKGYFGYYFQERKSRYGDEEEKPEKAYEEMIRNLKEGKIQNFGKSCIICRGNRELAEITARLNEEKIPFTLESNSSILDYRAVKPLYKLIKFFVYHNFIYLLEFMRSDLIGCLNDHVKYLVENKDLIEKYITTNIDFSHKNLENENSFEYFVENLENFEKKQNLMEYKNIDFMERNRLSLSETLEKIKDLYKLSINLNDKYAKENFSKKIIQDFDVTSFYSTNSDIKNIFQFFNILKEFDNLYEFVVHIEDEKDNLRQISSSDENAINLMTIHKSKGLEFDTIIYYRKGKTGGNNFKTFETYFDYDDNFSSVTNFLITFSKYAKNVKNIKEYGIIAEKNAQKEKMEEINADYVALTRAKKNLLLYFEAYITKNGYSDDLVNKLIDVYDENTEFGIGKITETERKIHQIPENSNENTELCKNKINNKILKTYFSDDKFKIKKSSITLEKEFKRKKGLAMHYYFEHILNNLKTDKLIAKSALLSRYGNMLGKKIVEELIVRMEKFIEKNSDIYNEKYKVYTEFEIYDSDGKKRIIDRINIDEENKKIYIYDYKTGFEPETNEKYQEQINEYRDILSKKVSTDYEIDVKLLEV
- a CDS encoding manganese-dependent inorganic pyrophosphatase; this encodes MSILVFGHKNPDTDTICSAIAYAELKNKLGKDVKAVRLGEINEETKYALNYFKAEKPELVENVAGKEIILVDHNERTQTAERFEEAKVLELIDHHRISNFNVDEPLYARVEPVGCTATIILKLFKENNLVPSKETAGLMLSAIISDTLLFKSPTCTECDVKAGKELAEIAGVNADEYGLEMLKAGTALGNKSEAELLNMDMKIFEIDGAKIGVAQVNTVNESEVLERKEKLLAEIDNIITKEGLKFFMLAITNILTNDSAALVSGDGNDVIEKAFGEKVYNHLVTLKGVVSRKKQIIPPLTKAIQG